A genomic segment from Oncorhynchus keta strain PuntledgeMale-10-30-2019 chromosome 7, Oket_V2, whole genome shotgun sequence encodes:
- the slc40a1 gene encoding solute carrier family 40 member 1 produces the protein MDNAGPKKRFCESVQSFFTSPKFLIYLGHALSTWGDRMWNFAVAVFLVGLYGNSLLLTAVYGLVVAGSVLLLGAIIGDWVDKNPRLKVAQTSLVVQNCAVILCGILLMVVFQFKEQLSELYNGWVLTCCYILVISIANIANLASTAMSITIQRDWVVVVAGQDSSKLADMNATVRIIDQLTNILAPMLVGQIMAFCSNFIGCGFIAGWNLCSMCLEYCLLWKVYQKTPALAMKAVKKEDYQELKLLNSPKELENGQGPVEGSQLMNETAVVKADSPRKTGCCYQMAEPLRTIRDGWVAYYNQSIFFAGMSLAFLYMTVLGFDCITTGYAYMQGLNGSVLSLLMGASAVSGICGTVAFTWVRKSCGLIRTGFISGVVQLSCLMLCVASVFAPGSPFDLSVSPFQDIYSHLTGKSSALPEAAYPTSVLTIDGQGLLVNSSTVPPTEELPPLQSYMSVSLLFSGVIAARIGLWSFDLTVTQLIQENVIESERGLINGVQNSMNYLLDLLHFIMVILAPNPEAFGLLVILSVSFVAMGHIMYFRFAFKSLGRRLFLCCSPEQQTQALPGSPSLLPTTV, from the exons ATGGATAACGCGGGACCTAAGAAACGTTTTTGTG AATCTGTCCAATCTTTCTTCACATCGCCAAAGTTCCTTATTTACCTTGGACATGCCCTCTCCACATGG GGAGATCGTATGTGGAATTTCGCTGTAGCTGTATTTCTGGTGGGGCTGTATGGCAATAGCCTCCTGCTCACAGCTGTGTACGGACTGGTGGTGGCAGGGTCAGTCCTGCTGCTCGGAGCCATTATCGGTGACTGGGTGGATAAAAACCCCAGACTCAAAG TGGCCCAGACTTCACTGGTTGTCCAGAACTGTGCCGTCATACTGTGTGGGATCCTCTTGATGGTGGTTTTCCAGTTCAAAGAACAGCTCTCAGAGTTATATAATGGATGGGTTCTG ACATGCTGCTATATCTTGGTCATCTCCATAGCCAACATTGCTAACTTGGCCAGTACTGCCATGTCCATTACCATCCAGAGAGATTGGGTGGTAGTTGTGGCTGGACAGGACAGCAGCAAGCTGGCAG ACATGAATGCCACAGTACGGATCATCGACCAGCTAACAAACATCCTGGCGCCTATGTTGGTGGGCCAGATCATGGCTTTCTGCTCCAATTTTATTGGCTGCGGCTTCATCGCCGGCTGGAACCTGTGCTCTATGTGCTTGGAGTACTGTCTGCTGTGGAAAGTCTACCAGAAAACTCCAGCACTGGCCATGAAGGCTGTCAAGAAAGAAGACTACCAGGAACTGAAACTACTGAACTCCCCAAAAG AGCTAGAGAACGGCCAGGGCCCAGTGGAGGGCTCCCAGCTCATGAACGAGACTGCTGTCGTCAAGGCCGACTCTCCCAGGAAGACTGGCTGCTGCTACCAGATGGCGGAGCCCCTGCGCACCATCCGCGATGGCTGGGTGGCCTACTACAACCAGTCCATCTTCTTCGCTGGCATGTCCCTGGCTTTCCTCTACATGACAGTGCTGGGCTTTGACTGCATTACCACAGGCTATGCCTACATGCAGGGCCTCAACGGCTCTGTGCTCAGCCTGCTGATGGGCGCCTCAGCCGTGTCGGGCATCTGTGGCACGGTAGCCTTTACCTGGGTTCGCAAGAGCTGTGGCCTGATCCGCACAGGCTTCATCTCGGGTGTGGTGCAGCTCTCCTGCCTAATGCTGTGCGTGGCGTCTGTCTTCGCACCAGGCAGCCCCTTTGACCTCAGTGTCTCGCCTTTCCAGGACATCTATAGCCACCTGACTGGGAAGAGCAGCGCCCTGCCGGAGGCCGCCTACCCGACTAGCGTGCTAACCATCGATGGTCAGGGTCTGCTGGTTAATAGTTCGACCGTGCCGCCCACCGAGGAACTGCCGCCTCTGCAGTCCTACATGTCAGTCAGCCTGCTGTTTTCTGGGGTCATTGCTGCTAGAATTG GTCTATGGTCCTTTGACTTAACCGTGACCCAGCTCATCCAAGAGAATGTGATCGAGTCGGAGAGGGGACTGATCAACGGCGTCCAGAACTCCATGAACTACCTCCTAGACCTTCTGCATTTCATCATGGTGATTCTGGCGCCCAACCCAGAGGCCTTCGGCCTGCTTGTCATCCTCTCCGTCTCATTCGTGGCTATGGGCCACATAATGTACTTCAGGTTTGCCTTTAAGAGCCTCGGGCGGCGCCTCTTCCTCTGCTGCTCTCCAGAGCAGCAGACTCAGGCGCTCCCCGGCTCTCCCTCCTTGCTTCCCACCACGGTGTAA